CGAGTCCAACACGATCTCGAGTCAACAAAAATCGAACTTCCTTTTCAGCTGTTACGTTAGGTTTGAAATTTAgtcttctttcatcttcttcttcttcacctcgcTCAGTCTGATTTCTTCACTTCATGGATTTCTCATCAAATTACGACATTACCCAAACTGCAAATTTTATATACAATGGAAATCTCACCAGGGTTGCTTTACAGGTAAGTAAATTATCAATCTTCATCTCTTCAACTCCAGAaaaacctttttcttttttgccCCAAATTTTGAATTCGATTTTTGCTTCTGGTTTTTTTGTGTAGTTTCCAGATAATTTATTGAAGGATTCAATCAAAGTTGTGAGTGAACTTAGAAAGGAGCTTAATTTACTTACTACTAGACAAGAATCATCATCAGATAATAAAAAGGAAATTGGGTTGTATGTATTGGCAGATACAACATACGGGAGTTGTTGTGTTGATGAAGTTGGTGCTTCACATGTTGATGCTGATTGTGTTGTTCATTATGGTCATACTTGCTTAAGCCCGTTAGTATTTTCTCCtctcctttcttttatttgatataaAAATTGAATATTAATCGGAGTTGTTGAATGAATTCGATTTGGGATTTTAAGGGTTTACCATGATTTTCATTCTAGTTTTATTACTTGTCTATAGAACTACAACTTTGCCGGCGTTCTGTGTTTTTGGAAAAGCTGCTATCGATGTATCTGATTGTGTTAAGTGTTTATCAAATTGCTTACTAAAAAGTGACAAGCCTGTTCTGGTATGTATTAAATTCTTATCCGCATAATTTGGTATCCCGATTTTGGTTTTTCTATTGTTTTTGTTCGTGTTGGATTCAAGATGTTCCGGTAGTTGTAATTGCCAACTAATACTGGGTTGTGTTGTCAATTTTTGTTTTCTGATATGCAGATTCTTTATGGACTTGAATATGCACATGCATTAGAATTGTTGAGAACTGAATCATCAGTACTTTGTGGAACCCAAGGTAGTTCACGGATTCATTTTGCGGATGTTACTAGTTCGGTTATTAGTCCGTTACAAAGTAAGGAAACACCTAGTGTGAAGCTTGAATCTTCAAATGCCTGTACTGCAAACGGAAGCCATGATAATGGCAAAGAAACAGATTCTATAATAGATGGTTTTAGACATTCCATTGGAGGCTTGACATGGAATTTGCCCCAAGGCCACAAGATGGAGGACTACATGCTCTTTTGGATAGGTTTAGAGAACCCTGCGTTCTCAAATCTTGTGCTCACCTACAATAGCAGTGATATAGGTATGCTTTTCATGTTTTCGGTTTTAATTTGATatcttctcattcttaaatggCTTTTGAACCCTCTATTTTCTTGATGTCCTGGATTCGTTTCCTAAACCTATAAAGAATGGTATAATAATCCTATTAACGAAGGATCTTTTGCTTTTATGTTTTGGCTCGTTCGTTTCCTTTTTACATAAATCTTTCAGTTAGATTAAAGTTGATTGTTCTAACGTATAATTTAATAATATACTTTTGAATTTTGTTGACAATGGTTTCAGTCAGATATGATCCTGTGGAAAATTGTATAATGAAAGACATGTCTCAAACCAAAAAGATTCTTCAGCGTAGGTATTACTACTAAATGGTTCTCATCTTCTTTTTCAGATAGTAGGTGTACCTTATTGCTCAGAAGTTAatatgggatatgtgtttgcgTAGGTATTATATTGTCGAGAAAGCAAAAGATGCTAACATTATCGGGATTTTGGTCGGTACTCTTGGTGTAGGTATGTTCCGTAATTGAGTTATTTATCACACTATACTTGTAAATATTTGTGCAGATTACTCGATTATTTGGACTGGAAACTCTAGTTGTTTCGCTGaattcaatttcagtttcttcagaTTTTTATAAAACTTAGTAGTTCAACATTTGTTCGTCAAAACACATTTATTTAACTACGGAACCAGATTGAGTTTTCTATTTGGCGAATGTGATGCAGCTGGTTATCTTAATATGATTAATCAAATGAAAGCTCTGATTGCCAGAGCAGGGAAAAAGGCGTACACTCTTCTTATGGGAAAGCCAAACCCTGCAAAACTAGCTAACTTCCCGGAGGTAAATATTGTTATCCAGACATCCAAAATCATTGCCAAGTTCAACTGCTTGAAATGACTACGGATAGATTACCTGACAAAATTTGCTTCATTTTGGGCAGTGTGATGTTTTTATTTATGTCTCTTGTGCCCAAACTGCACTTTTGGATAGCAAAGATTTCTTATCTCCAGTGATTACACCTTACGAAGCCGTTCTGGCTTTCAACAGGTATGCTTACAAACGGCTTTACCTATTCTTTAATACTAAATATACCAATCTATATAGTAGCAGTTTGCATACTTCTTAATGCGAAGCTACATTGTCTGCTCGTTTCATGTATTATTGGAGGTGTAGCATTCATAGTTATTTGCAACTTCTTAGAATTCAATCAGGTTGTGGAAGCAGCCTCTCATGTTCAGAATTCCATTGTGTGACTAAAATAGTTTGTATCCTTGATATGGTATTTACTCATTGTAAGTATTGACTCTGTAGAGGGAGTCAGTGGACTGGGGAATATGTGATAGGCTTCCAGGATTTGATGACATCTGCTCAGTTTAATGTTGATGGAGGGCCCGAAGAAGCTCGTTTTTCCTTCATGAAGGGTTGTTATGTAGAAGATTTCAATCAGCAAGGTCTCTCTAATTttcctctctctatatatatatatatctatgtGCGCGCGTGTGTGTCTTTCTCTGTGTCTGTGTACGCACACACCATGTTTCCTGTGTTTAAGTATGATATTTGACCTGTAACTGAATCCTAAGATCTACACCATCAAGTTGTGATGATAGGCGGTATCAGAATCAGTTTTCTAAGTTCCGTAGTGCCCATATTAACTTGTATTCACTTCAAATGAGTCCTACAAACTCTTGCATTTGCACTGAATTTTGGGTTCATGTGTTGTGCAAATGCTTAGCGCTTCAATTCTTGTTACTGTTTACTAATGTTTGAAGAATTTGCAGAATCAATAAACGGTGATGAAGATAAGGAAAGAGCAACGACAGATCTAGCTGAGGCAACTCACAAGGCATTACAACTGTACGACAAGTACCCCAAGTCCATAATTAAAGGAGCAGCTAAATCTGGAGCAGAGTTCTTCAGTTCACGCTCATATCAGGGTCTTGAAATGCAAACCGATGATTCAGTGCCTCGTAAAGTTGTCACAGGAAGAACAGGAAGGGCAGCAGGTTACACGGGTGAGCCAAgtaaagaacaaaattcatgatcAGCACACAACCAACATTGCCAAGTAACTTTGTATCAGCAGATCTTGTTCCCACTTTCAGCACAAGCAAACAAGCCAATTTGGAGCAACAGAAATGAGGTGATATGCATGGTAGATCCGAAGGCTGGTACCTCTTTCTTTGTTAGGCATTCCAAAGGAATCCCCCAAAAGTTGAGCCTCATCTTATTGTAAaactatttaattattttttcagaCTCTGTtcgttttttctttaaaattttcttTAATGTTACATGTAGAGTCAGACCCAATCAATTAGCATCCCTCGGGCTAGTCAGATATGTGGCCAAAGTCTTAGATTTTTAACTAGCTCGAGTACGTCCGAGTCAGAACTCAAaccagaaaaaaaacaaaaaaaaaaaaagacgaggTGATATCTGACTCGATTTGAGTCAAATTCAGATCCGAGTCAGCCGGAAACAAACAAGATAATCTAACACGTGAtgacatttttatatttttttctcttcaacAACAAAACCTAAACCCTTACCCTTGTGCGTCTTTGTGATTCAAGAAAGCAAGTGAAGAATGGACTACGATCCCTGCATCGGTATGTATCcaattccattttctccttaGGTTTAAGAATACTTGTTTCTTCGTTGTGGATtttgcttttttttcttttttttttttcatctataAATGGGTTCAGGGGGAGGAGGATCAATATCTGATAATGAAGATATGATTCGTGATATACTCACTAGACTTCCAGTGAAATCACTCGTGAGATTCAAATGTGTCTATAAACATTTCCAGTATTTAATcgaagaagatgaatatttgattgatttaCATTACAAAAGATCGAAAACACGTCCTCATCTCATTATCATAGTTCCTAGGTTTTTCCATGAAACACCTGCGTCCGAACAATTTTTGGTCTGTTCTTCCCCACGTGTAGCCGGACATGCGTTAACGAAAGAGATTTCTTTCTTGTCAGCTGACATTGTTTTAGACGAAAATGGGAATAACGCAACAACAGCAATTGTGCACACTGTCAAGAATGCAAAGGATGATAAATTCAAGTGTATTATGACAGTAGATCAAGGAAAACAAAAGTACCAGTACAATTACATTCTCAAACCTGTGAATGGTTTGATATGTTTCGTCTATTGGAATCTCAGGTATACGGTTACATTTTGCATTTACAATGTTAGCACTCGAGAAGTCATGATTGTTAGAAATTCGGCATTCTACAGGGAAACAAGAAAGGAGCTATATGATTCGTGTCATATTGAGTGCGCATCTTTTCAACTTGGGTTTGATCCTGTCACAAGGGAACACAAATTAATTGCTGTGTTTACAGTGCGTAAATATAAACGGAGGTCCAATAGTGCTGCTTATACAGTTTGTGAGGCATTTACTTTAGGGAATAATACTTGGAGAAGGATTGATGGTGTTCCATTGTGCAACTTTCCGAGGAGTTCTGTCAGCGTGAATGGTTTAATATATTGGCATTGTGCAACCAAGCCCTCTCTTAGAAGGAGTTGTTATGGTACTGATTGGTATGATGATGAAGAATGTCTATCTATAGTGGCATTTGATGTTGGAAGTGAAACCTTCAGAGTTATTCCAATCCCTGGGTTCATGATTGATCAGTCTAATACCGTAAGAGAAATATGTTTGTTGGCAGTGGATGAGCAGTTGGCTTATTTCTGTAGAGAATTCGTTTCAAGAAGCTCCAGAGGCAAATATTGTGGATTTTTACTACTACGTCGAGTAGTAACATGAATTGGACCGAAGAGATATCTCATTACCTTCAGATtggggattttattttgtagaatgTCATGATATTGCAGGGTCAGGCCAACTAATCTTAACGTGCTACGAATACAATACGTTTGTATCTGTTCATTCGTATAACCGAAAATGGAAGACATTTAGCAAGATTGAAATCAGTGGGATCGGTTATGTTCCGGACATTCAATATGCATACTTATTTACAACTTTTATGGAGAACCTTTTCCAtgtcaagaagaagaagcagcaaaAACTCATGCCGCCCCACGTACGCCTTGATGGAAAATCAAAGAAATGGTAGCTATTTTTCATCTCTTAATAAACTCCGCATTCCCAAATGTATGTTTCCTCCCATATGCATGTACAGTTTATGTAGTTTCAGCATTATCATGTCTTTTGTGCGTGCGCAGTACAGAACAGACCATTTAATCCCTAACAAGTTGTGGTACACTAGCTAGGAATGAAAACCATGTCGAAGTCGCAAAAAAAGACTCTTGAGATCTTATTAAATTGACATCCTTTTTGTAAGGGAGGGGCGTGAACAATATAACAAAAAGTTCTCTCAGTATCTGTGTCGAAGGAATTCTTAACTTAGCATTAACATTGAGTTCATGTGTTGTGTAAACGCTTGGTGCTTTAATTTCTGTTGTAGTTCACTAAGATTTGGAGAATTAGAAGATCAAGAAATGGCGATGAAGATATGGAAAGAGAAACAACTGATCTAGCTGAGGCAACTTGCAAGGCCAACTGTACTGCACGTACCCTAAGTGATGACTCAGTTCACGTTCAAAGGAGTAGGTAGTTTTGGAGAAGAGTTCTTTAGTACACACTCGTTTAGGGCTTCGAACTGCAAAATGAGGATTCACTACCTCGTACATTTGTCACAGGAAGACCAGGGAGGGAAACAGGTTACACGGGTGAACCAAATGAAGAACCAAGTTCTTGATCAGCACACAACCAACATTGCCGACTAAGTTTATCTTAGCAGACCTTGTTCCCAGTTTCAGTGCAAGAAAATTAACAAGCCAATATGAAGCAACAGAAGAGTGAGGTGATATGCATGGAAGCGGAGATATTACCGATTCTTACAAGTTCAACACTTGTACTTGTTTGCCAAATAAAAAGACTTTCTTTTTTTTACTGAAACTGTTTCTACTTGACATAATAAGAAATAATCTTTATACAACTTTAGAAACCACCCAAGTAATCGACTTAGTTGCATATTACCATATCTTTAACAACGTACTTCGTTATTACATTAAAAAATAGTGTACTGCTTAATTAATAGCTCAATAACATTTACATTATTATCTTTAAAAGTTAAAACTGGTCATTATTATCTTTAAAAGTTAAAAGTTAAACTTTTACATTATTATCTTTAAAAGTTAAAACCGGTCTAATCCCAGTAGAATCCAAAGGTGTCACCAGCATCTTCCACCACCAAGCCTCTTAATATGTCATCGATGCTATCCTCAATGATGCTCTTTCTGTTGAACTCTGCCATCACATCGCAGCTGGTGTCGCCAGATAGATTGTTATTTAGTGGCGTTGCTTCTGTAGATGAAACTATTTTTGTTGATGGTGCTTCAAATAATGACCCTGCATCAGCCATGAAGGCTGATGGTGCACTGCACATTACTTGTGTCTCCATTACCATTGATGTTGGGGATGCCGATGACTGCAAGTTAATGTATGAGGGTTGTGGTGTTATTCCTGCAGGTGACACGATTGCTGGTTTGGTCGATGGTGGTGCACATGATAACAATGGTGATGATGACATGTATGGCCCATTAACATATTCATTAAAACACTTCAATTATATCTGCATGTTTCAAGATATtgcaaaaataaaactaaaaacagttTCCTTATATATTCATGGGGTTCCTATATCGACTCGAGTTAGTGTTTGGTGATTCTTAAAAGTAAAACACTTTGTAAGAAAGGTTgatcaaattaaaagaaaactttAAAGTTGTGAAAAACAAAGAACATACCTTCATCCCGCGAGAATCATAAAAATCCTGGGTCAACGAAAACTGGTGCATGATGATTGTTTTCCTCTTCTCGCATACTCCGAATCAAGACCTCTGGTCCACTTAAAGTTAAGCGTTTTCTTCCAGCCGATAAGAGTATTGGTTCCAGGTAGCTTAATCTCTTCATTACCGTCTCCATCCCACTTTCCATCTTTTGTTGTTCTTCATACGTTTTTGCCGGTTTTAGACACCTTGTTTATTGGCGTGAAAAAGTAACGAATCTGGTTGCCTTTCTCCCGGTCATCACAAAAGTATTTAGTATTATAGTTTCGATTAATCTCATCAAACAATATTAGAGGATTGCTGTAGCCATCGTAGAGATCTTTTTCGAACACGAACCAAGAACAAAAATCCATGTTTCGTCCAAGAACTTTTGGAGTTAGGTAGTACTCAATGAGTAGATGAGATTAAACTTGTAACCTGTGTGAAGTTCCGAAAAATCCATATTTTATGGTGTCGATGCTCTAGAATTAATTACTGATGATTGCTGTACGTACTGCTGCTCTCTGATCtctgcaaaccttatctccttttcTGTTTCTGCCTATCTTTCTCTGATCTGGTAGCTTTATTTGTATGAGTAGTTGCATCTCAAAATTAAGcgcatgcatatatatatatatatatatatatatatatatatatatatatatatatgagatcaTAAAATAGTGTTCTAGTGGGAATTTGGTAACCAAATAAGGAAATACATAAATCCAATGTGGCAGAATCTTAAAAAACCCGCGTTTAATTAACTCCTCCTATTTGTGTGCAGGACCTGCAGGTGGTTGGCAAATCCTTTTTGTTTTATGAGGCCTTCGAATATCCCCTTCAGATttcaagaaattttgatggatcatccCAACTTTCTCTGACTACTTGTTTCTGATATGGGAAAATTGGGAAACAAGCATTTATTCTGAATGCCATTCTTAATTAGCTGAAGGACATACAGAAAATTTGGAGTTGGAATACCGAATACCCTTCCACGTACATACCAGGTTAACGGTCAAAGgtcaaccttttcaaggtcctAAATTTCAATTTGGATTTTATGGTACACAAGTAAGCTGTTTGTCGACGTGAAGCAGAAGTCATTTTGGGAAGTTGGGAACAAAACCTAATATTAGTATTAGCTTCAGGTCATTTTGAAATTTTGCTCTCGAACACATTATCAGTTTCAGCTATTGACTTGACAAACTTTTTG
This genomic stretch from Papaver somniferum cultivar HN1 chromosome 5, ASM357369v1, whole genome shotgun sequence harbors:
- the LOC113284555 gene encoding 2-(3-amino-3-carboxypropyl)histidine synthase subunit 2-like codes for the protein MDFSSNYDITQTANFIYNGNLTRVALQFPDNLLKDSIKVVSELRKELNLLTTRQESSSDNKKEIGLYVLADTTYGSCCVDEVGASHVDADCVVHYGHTCLSPTTTLPAFCVFGKAAIDVSDCVKCLSNCLLKSDKPVLILYGLEYAHALELLRTESSVLCGTQGSSRIHFADVTSSVISPLQSKETPSVKLESSNACTANGSHDNGKETDSIIDGFRHSIGGLTWNLPQGHKMEDYMLFWIGLENPAFSNLVLTYNSSDIVRYDPVENCIMKDMSQTKKILQRRYYIVEKAKDANIIGILVGTLGVAGYLNMINQMKALIARAGKKAYTLLMGKPNPAKLANFPECDVFIYVSCAQTALLDSKDFLSPVITPYEAVLAFNRGSQWTGEYVIGFQDLMTSAQFNVDGGPEEARFSFMKGCYVEDFNQQESINGDEDKERATTDLAEATHKALQLYDKYPKSIIKGAAKSGAEFFSSRSYQGLEMQTDDSVPRKVVTGRTGRAAGYTGEPSKEQNS